In Drosophila bipectinata strain 14024-0381.07 chromosome 2R, DbipHiC1v2, whole genome shotgun sequence, one genomic interval encodes:
- the LOC108118722 gene encoding uncharacterized protein, translated as MSGYKVAFACLKCGNIISYKSCKLGETRYDVLLTTTYNLILEDKIRVTNGEKFQNVYCSKCRMELGLLCLESYSNQQLKGVTLLQKALLIVYDSYEVPFELP; from the coding sequence ATGTCAGGCTACAAGGTGGCTTTTGCCTGTCTTAAATGTGGAAATATCATCAGCTACAAGTCCTGTAAACTGGGTGAGACTCGTTATGATGTCCTATTAACCACCACCTACAACTTGATCCTGGAGGACAAGATTCGAGTAACGAATGGAGAGAAGTTCCAGAACGTCTACTGTTCGAAATGCCGCATGGAGCTGGGCTTGCTTTGTTTGGAAAGTTACTCGAATCAACAGCTTAAGGGAGTTACGCTGCTCCAGAAGGCCCTACTGATAGTGTACGATTCGTATGAGGTGCCGTTCGAGTTGCCTTGA